In Tursiops truncatus isolate mTurTru1 chromosome 9, mTurTru1.mat.Y, whole genome shotgun sequence, a single genomic region encodes these proteins:
- the LOC101326781 gene encoding translationally-controlled tumor protein: MIIYRDLISHDEMFSDIYKIREVADGLCLEVEGKMVSRTRGNIDDSLIGGNVSAEGPEGEGTESTVITGVDIVMNHHLQETSFTKEAYKKYIKDYMKSIKGKLEEQRPERGKPFMTGAAERIKNILANFKNYQFFIGENMNPDGMVALLDYREDGVTPYIIFFKDGLEMEKC; this comes from the coding sequence ATGATCATCTACCGGGATCTCATCAGCCATGATGAGATGTTCTCTGACATCTACAAGATCCGGGAGGTCGCGGACGGGCTGTGTctggaggtggaggggaagaTGGTCAGTAGGACACGGGGTAACATTGATGACTCGCTCATTGGTGGAAATGTCTCCGCTGAAGGCCCCGAGGGCGAAGGTACCGAAAGCACAGTAATCACTGGTGTGGATATTGTCATGAACCATCACTTGCAGGAAACCAGCTTCACAAAAGAAGCCTACAAGAAGTACATCAAAGATTACATGAAGTCAATCAAAGGGAAGCTTGAAGAACAGagaccagaaagaggaaaaccttTTATGACAGGGGCTGCAGAACGAATCAAGAATATCCTTGCTAATTTCAAAAACTATCAGTTCTTTATTGGTGAAAACATGAATCCAGATGGCATGGTTGCTCTGCTGGATTACCGTGAGGATGGTGTGACCccatatataattttctttaaggaTGGcctagaaatggaaaaatgttaa